The following proteins are encoded in a genomic region of Flammeovirga pectinis:
- the fabF gene encoding beta-ketoacyl-ACP synthase II, whose amino-acid sequence MNARRVVITGIGALTPLGNTVEEYWTNLAKGVSGCAPITKFDASKFKTQFACEVKDFVATDYINRKDIRKMDLVSQYGVAVAKQAIEDSGIDLEKVDRNRFGVIWGSGIGGLKSFQDECVAFGQGDGTPRFNPFFIPKMIPDLIPGHISMIWGLKGPNFTTVSACASATNAMIDAFNYIRFGISDLFVTGGSEAAVCEAGIGGFNALRALSTRNDSPETASRPFDATRDGFVLGEGAGGFIFEELEHAKARGAKIYGEVIGGGMTADAYHMTAPHPEGEGSSRVMQEALKDAGLKPEDVDYINVHGTSTPLGDIGEVNAIKKVFGEKAYDVNISSTKSMTGHLLGAAGAVEALACLMAIEKGIIPPTINFETPDENLDSKLNLTFNKAQERTVDIALSNTFGFGGHNFSMVFKRYAE is encoded by the coding sequence ATGAACGCTAGAAGAGTTGTAATTACTGGTATTGGTGCATTAACGCCACTAGGTAATACCGTCGAAGAATATTGGACTAACCTTGCAAAAGGTGTTAGCGGTTGCGCACCAATTACAAAATTCGACGCATCTAAATTCAAAACACAATTTGCATGCGAAGTAAAAGACTTTGTTGCAACTGATTATATTAACCGTAAAGATATCCGTAAAATGGATCTTGTTAGCCAATACGGTGTTGCCGTGGCAAAACAAGCAATCGAAGATTCTGGTATCGACTTAGAAAAAGTTGATAGAAATCGTTTTGGTGTTATCTGGGGGTCTGGTATTGGTGGACTTAAATCTTTCCAAGACGAATGCGTTGCTTTCGGTCAAGGAGATGGTACTCCAAGGTTTAACCCTTTCTTTATCCCTAAAATGATTCCTGATTTGATTCCTGGTCATATTTCTATGATTTGGGGTTTAAAAGGACCTAACTTCACAACTGTATCAGCATGTGCTTCTGCAACGAATGCTATGATTGATGCTTTTAACTACATCCGTTTTGGTATTTCTGACTTGTTTGTAACAGGTGGATCTGAAGCTGCTGTATGTGAAGCTGGTATTGGTGGTTTTAATGCTTTAAGAGCATTATCAACACGTAATGATTCTCCTGAAACAGCTTCTAGACCTTTTGACGCAACTAGAGATGGTTTTGTTCTTGGTGAAGGTGCTGGTGGTTTTATCTTTGAAGAGTTAGAACACGCTAAAGCTAGAGGTGCTAAAATTTATGGTGAAGTAATAGGTGGTGGAATGACTGCTGATGCTTACCACATGACTGCTCCTCACCCAGAAGGTGAAGGTTCTAGCCGTGTAATGCAAGAGGCACTTAAAGATGCTGGCTTAAAGCCGGAGGATGTAGATTACATCAACGTTCATGGTACTTCTACACCACTTGGTGATATTGGAGAAGTGAATGCAATTAAGAAAGTATTCGGAGAAAAAGCATACGACGTAAATATTTCTTCTACAAAATCTATGACTGGTCACCTTCTAGGTGCAGCTGGTGCTGTAGAAGCTTTAGCTTGTCTTATGGCGATTGAAAAAGGTATTATTCCTCCAACAATCAACTTCGAAACTCCTGATGAGAATTTAGACAGCAAATTAAACCTTACATTTAATAAAGCACAAGAACGTACTGTTGATATTGCTTTATCAAATACATTTGGTTTTGGTGGTCATAACTTCTCTATGGTATTTAAGAGATATGCAGAGTAA
- the rnc gene encoding ribonuclease III, producing MNLGKLLKRWVTPYNEQETKLAEVIKRVIGRKPYNIKLYHLAMQHTSVAFESDAVKGFKESNERLEYLGDAVLGSVVAEYLFKRYPYKDEGFLTEIRSRIVNRESLNRLAVKIGLSQMVAFEGRKNSALSHKSIYGDAMEAFIGAVYLDLGFHFTRRFIIHSLLMQHYDIEEIIETTTNFKSLIIEWAQKNSKVVEFTISKQGGKDGKQFKVNLLIDDELQALGSGYSKKKAEQDAARKTCEALSLI from the coding sequence ATGAATTTAGGAAAACTCTTAAAGAGATGGGTCACACCTTATAATGAGCAGGAGACAAAATTAGCCGAAGTAATTAAACGTGTTATCGGTAGAAAGCCATACAATATCAAATTGTATCATCTTGCAATGCAACATACTTCTGTTGCTTTTGAAAGTGATGCTGTAAAAGGCTTTAAGGAATCTAATGAAAGGTTAGAATATTTAGGTGATGCAGTGTTAGGATCTGTAGTAGCCGAATATCTTTTCAAAAGATATCCCTACAAAGATGAAGGTTTTCTTACAGAAATACGTTCTCGTATTGTAAATAGAGAATCGTTAAATAGGCTAGCAGTTAAAATTGGTCTAAGCCAAATGGTTGCTTTTGAAGGTCGTAAAAATTCAGCATTAAGTCATAAGTCAATCTATGGCGATGCAATGGAGGCTTTTATTGGTGCAGTTTATTTAGATTTAGGGTTTCATTTCACACGTCGTTTCATCATTCATAGTTTATTGATGCAACATTATGACATTGAAGAAATAATTGAAACCACTACCAATTTTAAAAGTCTCATTATTGAGTGGGCTCAAAAAAATAGTAAAGTCGTTGAATTTACTATTTCAAAGCAAGGAGGAAAAGACGGTAAGCAGTTTAAAGTTAATTTATTAATTGACGATGAATTGCAAGCGTTAGGTTCTGGTTACAGTAAGAAAAAAGCTGAACAAGATGCCGCTCGAAAAACTTGCGAAGCACTTTCACTTATTTAG
- a CDS encoding C40 family peptidase: protein MKKSTFYISLLFFVLVTTVLQSCQYGKSYTYSTRQDKLQQKKQQRVTALGGGTTSSTQQQDNSTTSQAAAAAAVITTPKNVSNKVEAALKTAWTYEGVKYDYGNMSKKGIDCSGLMCVSWQAANVTLPRASYQQAKEGKYVPFSNLKPGDLVFFSGPGTSNIKHVGMISAVKNGRKYFIHASTSHGVMQSELSDVYWKKYYKLARRLD from the coding sequence ATGAAAAAGAGCACTTTTTATATAAGCCTATTATTTTTTGTATTGGTTACTACTGTTTTACAATCTTGTCAGTACGGTAAGAGTTATACTTACTCTACACGTCAGGATAAATTGCAACAGAAGAAACAACAACGTGTTACTGCATTAGGAGGAGGAACAACTTCTTCTACTCAGCAACAAGATAATTCGACTACTTCCCAAGCAGCAGCTGCGGCAGCTGTTATAACAACACCAAAAAATGTAAGTAACAAGGTAGAGGCTGCGTTAAAAACTGCATGGACTTATGAAGGTGTAAAGTATGATTATGGAAACATGTCTAAAAAAGGAATTGATTGTTCTGGGTTGATGTGTGTTTCTTGGCAAGCCGCTAATGTTACATTACCTCGTGCGTCATACCAACAAGCAAAAGAAGGAAAGTATGTTCCTTTTAGTAATTTAAAGCCAGGCGATCTCGTATTTTTTAGTGGACCAGGAACTTCCAACATTAAGCATGTAGGGATGATCTCTGCAGTAAAAAATGGTAGAAAGTACTTTATCCATGCCAGTACAAGTCATGGTGTAATGCAAAGTGAACTTTCTGATGTTTATTGGAAAAAATACTATAAACTAGCTAGGAGATTAGATTAA
- a CDS encoding C40 family peptidase: protein MTRHFIIKALLGLSLTGLFFSCDNSDDSNKDDSTTSSPKNEVKSVISEQNEKAAEAVKTARTYIGVPYKSGGVTKEGMDASALTMLAWKAAGVQLSRISREQSRQGQQVPADKVEAGDLVFFSANKGSNQVTMSGIITKKTAQGFNFIYTSSKDGVKEVAYSPYWKDRLIVIKRVG from the coding sequence ATGACTCGACATTTTATTATCAAAGCACTTCTTGGTCTTAGCTTAACTGGCTTATTCTTCTCTTGCGACAACAGTGATGATTCAAACAAAGACGATTCTACAACTTCATCTCCTAAAAATGAAGTAAAAAGTGTTATCTCAGAACAAAATGAAAAAGCAGCAGAAGCTGTAAAAACTGCACGCACATATATTGGTGTACCTTACAAATCTGGAGGTGTTACAAAAGAGGGTATGGATGCAAGTGCACTTACAATGCTGGCTTGGAAAGCTGCAGGTGTACAGTTATCTCGTATTAGTAGAGAACAATCTAGACAAGGTCAACAAGTTCCGGCAGATAAAGTAGAAGCAGGAGATTTAGTTTTCTTTAGTGCTAATAAAGGCAGTAACCAAGTAACTATGTCTGGTATAATTACTAAAAAAACAGCGCAAGGCTTCAATTTTATCTACACTTCTTCTAAAGATGGTGTAAAAGAGGTTGCTTATTCTCCTTATTGGAAAGATAGACTTATAGTAATTAAACGTGTAGGATAA
- a CDS encoding DNA topoisomerase IV subunit B — protein sequence MADTTSNYDESSIRSLDPREHIRLRPGMYIGKLGDGSAPDDGIYVLVKEVVDNSIDEHMMGFGKQIDVTVDEGAVLVKDYGRGIPLGKLIDCVSKINTGAKYDSNAFQKSVGLNGVGTKAVNALSNFFRASSVRNGEIKVAEFEAGKLLKDYPVTSTKEKNGTTVYFKPDPTIFKNYRFLPDYLDDLFWNYAYLNAGLILKLNQKTFLSKNGLRDLLERKTNAEQLRYPIIHFKGEDIEFAFTHANQYGENYHSFVNGQYTTQGGTHLSAFREAIVKTVRDFFGKNFDAADIRASIIAAISVRVQEPVFESQTKTKLGSTHVAPDGPTMRTFINEYVHKVLDDFLHRNTEVAQALLKRIQQSERERKEIAGVKKIANERAKKANLHNKKLRDCRLHFNDKKGEEENKRGTTLFITEGDSASGSITKSRDVQSQAVFSLRGKPLNSFGLTKKIVYENEEFNLLQHALNIEDGIDGLRYNRVVIATDADVDGMHIRLLILTFFLQFFPDLVEKGHIYILETPLFRVRNKKKTIYCYSDEERVNAINSLGNKPEITRFKGLGEISPDEFGGFIGEDIRLDPVILSEASNIKDLLTYYMGKNTQDRQKFIINNLRVERDEVKEVVG from the coding sequence ATGGCAGATACAACAAGTAATTACGACGAGAGTAGTATTAGATCACTAGATCCTCGTGAACATATTCGTCTACGCCCTGGTATGTACATTGGTAAATTAGGAGATGGTTCAGCTCCTGATGATGGTATTTATGTACTAGTTAAAGAGGTGGTAGATAACAGTATAGATGAACACATGATGGGCTTCGGTAAGCAAATTGACGTAACTGTTGATGAAGGTGCCGTGCTTGTTAAAGATTATGGTAGAGGCATTCCTCTCGGTAAATTGATTGATTGTGTATCAAAAATCAATACCGGTGCAAAATACGACTCTAATGCATTTCAAAAATCAGTTGGTCTTAATGGTGTAGGTACAAAAGCTGTAAATGCTTTATCTAACTTTTTTAGAGCATCTTCTGTAAGGAATGGAGAAATAAAAGTAGCTGAATTTGAAGCAGGTAAACTCCTTAAAGATTATCCTGTTACATCTACTAAAGAAAAAAATGGTACAACGGTTTACTTTAAACCTGATCCTACGATATTTAAAAATTACCGTTTTTTACCAGATTATTTAGATGATTTATTTTGGAACTACGCCTACTTAAATGCGGGTTTAATACTAAAATTAAATCAAAAAACTTTCCTCTCTAAAAATGGTCTACGCGATCTTTTAGAAAGAAAAACAAATGCTGAGCAATTAAGATATCCTATCATTCACTTTAAAGGTGAAGATATTGAGTTTGCATTCACACATGCTAATCAGTATGGAGAAAATTATCACTCTTTTGTAAACGGTCAGTATACAACACAAGGAGGTACACACTTATCTGCTTTCCGTGAGGCTATTGTTAAAACAGTTCGTGATTTCTTTGGGAAAAACTTTGATGCAGCAGATATAAGAGCTTCTATTATTGCAGCTATTTCTGTTCGTGTACAAGAACCTGTTTTCGAATCGCAAACAAAAACAAAATTAGGCTCAACTCATGTTGCTCCTGACGGCCCTACAATGCGTACTTTTATAAATGAGTACGTTCATAAAGTCTTAGACGATTTTTTACATAGAAATACAGAAGTAGCACAGGCTTTACTTAAGCGTATTCAACAATCTGAACGTGAGCGTAAGGAAATTGCTGGAGTAAAGAAAATTGCAAACGAAAGAGCTAAAAAAGCCAATCTTCATAATAAAAAACTGAGAGATTGTCGTTTACATTTTAATGATAAAAAAGGCGAAGAAGAAAACAAAAGAGGTACAACTTTATTCATTACCGAAGGGGATTCTGCCAGTGGTAGTATTACTAAGTCTCGTGATGTACAAAGCCAAGCTGTATTTAGTTTAAGAGGTAAACCTCTTAATTCTTTCGGTCTTACTAAAAAAATCGTTTACGAAAACGAAGAGTTTAACCTCCTTCAGCACGCTTTAAATATTGAAGACGGAATTGATGGGTTACGTTACAACAGAGTAGTAATTGCAACGGATGCCGATGTTGATGGCATGCACATACGGTTACTAATCTTAACTTTCTTCTTACAATTCTTCCCTGATTTGGTAGAAAAAGGACATATTTATATCCTTGAAACTCCATTATTTAGAGTGAGAAATAAGAAAAAGACTATCTATTGTTATAGTGATGAAGAAAGAGTTAATGCTATTAATTCTTTAGGTAATAAGCCCGAAATTACTCGTTTTAAGGGTTTAGGAGAGATTTCTCCTGACGAATTTGGTGGTTTTATTGGTGAAGATATTCGACTTGATCCAGTAATTTTAAGCGAAGCAAGTAATATAAAAGATTTACTGACGTACTATATGGGTAAAAACACTCAAGACCGTCAGAAATTTATTATCAACAATCTTCGTGTTGAAAGAGATGAAGTAAAAGAAGTTGTTGGATAA
- a CDS encoding RDD family protein — protein sequence MEIKFERKIYSNRDLKLQFWKRVFAFILDFYLFKIIVGLLLTIVNLNIKAEEYDSTNALINTVTQMELYQYFLFIIYCSVLESSRWKGTFGKRFMRLAINDMKLERISFGRALIRNLIKPFSIFSFFGIIIIDLTKKKQSLHDFLVRTRIVQY from the coding sequence ATGGAAATAAAATTTGAAAGGAAAATCTATTCTAATCGAGACTTGAAACTCCAATTTTGGAAGAGAGTTTTTGCTTTTATTTTAGATTTCTATCTCTTTAAAATTATAGTAGGACTGTTACTTACTATAGTCAATTTAAATATAAAGGCGGAAGAATATGATAGTACTAATGCTTTAATTAATACTGTAACTCAAATGGAACTGTATCAATATTTCCTATTTATAATTTATTGTTCAGTTTTAGAATCTTCAAGGTGGAAAGGAACGTTTGGAAAGCGTTTTATGAGATTAGCTATTAATGATATGAAACTAGAGCGAATTTCATTTGGGAGAGCTCTAATTAGAAATTTGATAAAACCATTCTCAATATTTTCTTTCTTTGGAATAATAATTATCGATTTAACTAAAAAAAAGCAAAGTCTTCATGATTTTTTAGTAAGAACACGAATTGTGCAATACTAA
- a CDS encoding alpha/beta hydrolase family protein yields MKKIEFVLTSKHNNKRFVADARWVSDHTKKPTVILVHGFKGFKDWGAFNVIADQFANLGYCCVKLNFSSDGTTIDHPFEVTDLDAFGNNNFSKELDDLGVLIDWLHSNECPIGTIDLSKLYLLGHSRGGGVVLLKTAEDSRIKKVATLASIPQVNTFSEETVEQWKKEGVIHVVNGRTGEELPLYFQAVEDYYAHEDRLSMMKVLPTVKQPILHIHGDADETVPVQAMHFLHQLNPNSECKIIEGASHTFGTKHPWTDNTLSKDMQTAIDYVLDHFSK; encoded by the coding sequence ATGAAAAAGATAGAATTCGTTTTAACATCAAAACATAACAATAAACGCTTCGTAGCTGATGCTCGATGGGTTTCTGACCATACAAAGAAACCTACAGTTATTTTAGTTCATGGTTTTAAAGGTTTTAAAGATTGGGGTGCTTTTAATGTAATTGCAGATCAATTTGCAAATTTAGGTTACTGCTGTGTTAAACTGAATTTTAGTTCTGATGGAACTACAATAGACCACCCTTTTGAGGTAACTGACCTTGATGCATTCGGAAATAATAATTTCAGTAAAGAATTAGACGATTTAGGTGTTTTGATAGATTGGTTACATAGTAACGAATGTCCTATTGGCACCATTGATCTTTCAAAATTATATCTTTTAGGACATAGTCGTGGTGGTGGTGTCGTTTTACTAAAGACTGCTGAAGATAGTAGAATTAAGAAAGTGGCTACACTAGCATCTATCCCACAAGTGAATACTTTTTCTGAAGAAACGGTAGAACAATGGAAAAAAGAAGGTGTTATTCATGTAGTAAATGGACGTACTGGAGAAGAATTACCTTTGTATTTTCAAGCTGTAGAAGATTATTATGCACATGAAGATAGATTGTCAATGATGAAGGTTTTACCTACCGTTAAACAACCTATATTACATATTCATGGAGATGCTGATGAAACTGTCCCTGTACAGGCTATGCATTTCTTACATCAATTAAATCCTAATTCTGAATGTAAAATAATTGAAGGAGCATCACATACTTTTGGTACTAAGCACCCTTGGACCGACAATACTTTATCAAAGGATATGCAAACAGCAATTGATTATGTTTTAGATCATTTTTCAAAATAA
- a CDS encoding IMPACT family protein, with protein sequence MEDAYLTLKGTSEGIYKEKGSKFIALAHHVTSEEEAKAIVKGYRKEYYDARHWCYAYMIGADKTKYRANDDGEPGGSAGLPILGQLRSFNVTDTLIVVIRYFGGTKLGVPGLIHAYKTSAADALESGEIEELFVQRKIKITFAYPDMNEVMKVAKNFGLDFGQQSFDELCHIEFLVRESLFEQVKEKLEDIDELIFKES encoded by the coding sequence ATGGAAGACGCTTATTTAACGCTCAAAGGAACTAGTGAGGGAATTTACAAAGAGAAAGGAAGTAAGTTTATTGCCTTGGCTCATCATGTAACATCAGAAGAAGAGGCGAAGGCTATTGTTAAAGGTTATCGTAAAGAATATTATGATGCTAGACATTGGTGTTATGCTTATATGATTGGTGCTGATAAAACTAAATATAGAGCTAATGATGATGGAGAACCAGGTGGATCTGCAGGTCTGCCTATTCTTGGACAATTACGTTCTTTTAATGTTACAGATACTTTAATTGTTGTTATCCGTTATTTTGGAGGCACAAAACTTGGTGTACCTGGCCTAATCCATGCATATAAAACTTCTGCTGCAGATGCATTAGAAAGTGGAGAAATTGAAGAGTTATTTGTTCAAAGAAAAATTAAAATTACGTTTGCTTACCCTGATATGAATGAAGTAATGAAAGTTGCTAAAAACTTTGGATTAGACTTTGGTCAACAAAGTTTTGACGAGCTTTGTCATATTGAATTTTTAGTAAGAGAAAGTTTATTTGAGCAAGTAAAAGAAAAGCTTGAAGATATTGACGAACTTATTTTTAAGGAAAGCTAA
- a CDS encoding EI24 domain-containing protein codes for MNTQINITKLSIKNFFAAHAFIKKHQLGKYYLYISVFAIALSIGMISGGVYFSSKLILSIQDFSIINSLEEWIKEYTATNVDTYLYWILFIVIEVPVLITSLLIYPTILSIISFPILDSLTEKVNNILFDKKVGPSFSMQRFGQMLFKISLPNAIKTITYSLILMPFTFIPIIGFFFMFLSMCINGYFYGYDILDNYFENWNVNVNKSKRFIQSHKTLTTTSGFGGGMLAMIPIIGSIFSPIISIVATGLTLKELNIHDEIIQP; via the coding sequence ATGAACACACAAATAAATATTACTAAGCTAAGTATTAAAAACTTTTTTGCTGCTCATGCTTTCATTAAGAAGCATCAGTTAGGTAAATACTACCTTTATATAAGTGTGTTTGCTATTGCATTATCTATTGGGATGATTAGCGGAGGTGTTTACTTTAGTAGTAAGCTTATTTTATCAATCCAAGATTTTAGTATTATAAATTCTTTAGAAGAATGGATTAAAGAATATACAGCAACTAATGTTGATACTTACCTCTATTGGATCCTTTTTATAGTAATAGAGGTTCCTGTACTTATCACTTCTCTATTAATTTATCCTACAATTTTAAGTATAATTAGTTTTCCTATTCTAGATAGCCTTACAGAAAAAGTAAATAATATCTTATTCGATAAGAAAGTAGGACCATCTTTTAGTATGCAGCGTTTTGGACAAATGCTTTTTAAAATTTCGCTTCCAAATGCTATAAAAACAATTACTTACTCTCTTATATTAATGCCATTCACATTTATACCTATCATTGGTTTTTTCTTTATGTTTTTAAGTATGTGTATAAATGGTTATTTTTATGGATATGATATTCTTGACAACTATTTTGAAAACTGGAATGTTAATGTAAATAAGAGTAAGCGATTTATTCAATCTCACAAAACATTAACGACAACCTCTGGTTTTGGAGGTGGTATGCTTGCAATGATTCCTATTATTGGTAGTATCTTTTCTCCTATTATTAGTATTGTAGCCACTGGCTTAACCTTAAAAGAGCTCAACATTCATGACGAAATTATTCAGCCGTAA
- a CDS encoding phosphatase PAP2 family protein: protein MQPFEWEQELFLFLNSHHTAASDSFFWWLTTPINSWPLYVFLIGFMFWKFGWKQSIIFLAGLGIAIGLADVIASQIFKPLVNRPRPSHDPAIQALVHTLHGYKGGPLGFVSSHASTSMAIALYFFLEWRKKVKWVGLLFVWAVVYSYSRIAVGVHFVGDILGGWIVGVIAVLIAIKIIHFVQDKYNPWGLIKKE from the coding sequence ATGCAACCATTTGAGTGGGAACAAGAACTTTTTCTGTTCTTAAATAGTCATCATACAGCTGCTTCAGATTCGTTTTTCTGGTGGCTTACAACGCCAATAAATTCGTGGCCTCTATATGTATTTTTAATAGGGTTTATGTTTTGGAAATTCGGTTGGAAACAATCAATCATATTCCTTGCTGGTTTAGGTATTGCCATAGGTTTGGCAGATGTTATTGCCTCTCAAATTTTTAAACCTTTAGTAAACAGGCCTCGTCCATCACATGATCCTGCAATTCAAGCATTAGTGCATACGCTACATGGGTACAAAGGTGGTCCGTTGGGTTTTGTCTCTTCTCATGCATCTACCTCTATGGCAATAGCGTTATATTTCTTTTTAGAATGGAGAAAGAAAGTGAAATGGGTAGGCTTACTATTTGTTTGGGCAGTGGTTTACTCTTACAGTAGAATTGCAGTAGGCGTTCATTTTGTGGGCGATATTTTAGGAGGATGGATTGTAGGAGTAATAGCCGTATTAATTGCTATAAAAATAATTCATTTTGTACAAGACAAATACAACCCATGGGGACTTATTAAAAAGGAGTAG
- a CDS encoding ArnT family glycosyltransferase: MESNSITESRATQIVLRLIIISSIVRAVIGGTMEFSNDEVYYWTYALYPSLSHFDHPPMVGWVIQLFTLNLTLPYEFFMRLGGVVFAGINTFLAFKIASKLKDSVAGIYAAFLYTSSIYASILAGIFIIPDTPQTLFWMLSIYFLLNSLPAKKIGKEERKNLLLAGLMIGLAGLSKYHAVFIGLGVALYVIICDRRWLKDWSIWATGAIAIACLFPVIYWNYANDFISFTFHTDRVTPTLELRLDYFFTEVGGQIAYNNPWNWYLIIAAMIGIAKGKKIMDKKSLQVLLFNGLPLILVFTSFALFRRTLPHWTGPGYLPLIIITAVYWRVKLVDSKAKNAWRLWKPRRIVGATTFLSIVLAIAYWLINFSPLNVGKTNLEDPKNFGEYDFTQDMYGWRQINKKLKPLLAKDLEEGKMKPNAKFVAYEWFPGTHVDFYIAYPNKHPLILMGSWDEIHKYAWINKERGGLEKGEDVYFLNVSNWGRDVDRQFGKYFDAIEEVGRVEVDRAGKLMRYAYLYRLRGYKDNFNFPDPNEKHHKLN, from the coding sequence ATGGAATCAAATAGTATTACAGAAAGCAGAGCAACCCAAATTGTTCTAAGGCTAATTATAATAAGTTCTATTGTTCGTGCAGTAATAGGCGGAACGATGGAATTCAGTAATGACGAAGTGTATTATTGGACGTACGCATTGTACCCTTCACTAAGTCATTTCGATCATCCTCCAATGGTAGGGTGGGTTATTCAGCTTTTTACATTAAATCTAACACTACCTTACGAATTTTTTATGAGGTTAGGAGGTGTTGTTTTTGCAGGTATCAATACTTTTTTAGCTTTTAAAATAGCTTCTAAATTAAAAGATAGTGTTGCAGGTATTTATGCTGCCTTTTTGTATACATCATCAATATACGCCTCTATTTTGGCAGGGATATTTATTATTCCTGATACTCCACAGACCTTATTCTGGATGTTGAGTATTTATTTCTTATTAAATTCATTACCTGCTAAGAAAATAGGTAAGGAAGAACGTAAGAATTTATTATTAGCTGGCCTTATGATTGGTTTGGCTGGTTTATCAAAATACCATGCTGTTTTTATTGGCTTAGGTGTAGCGTTATATGTAATAATTTGTGATAGAAGATGGTTAAAAGATTGGAGTATCTGGGCAACAGGTGCTATCGCGATAGCTTGTCTTTTCCCTGTTATATATTGGAACTATGCCAATGATTTTATCAGTTTTACATTCCATACAGATAGAGTAACGCCTACTCTAGAATTGCGTTTAGATTACTTTTTTACCGAAGTTGGAGGACAAATAGCTTACAATAATCCATGGAACTGGTATTTGATTATTGCCGCCATGATAGGAATAGCTAAAGGAAAAAAGATAATGGATAAAAAGTCGTTACAAGTACTTTTATTTAATGGGTTACCCTTAATACTTGTATTTACGTCATTTGCATTGTTTAGAAGAACTTTACCACACTGGACAGGACCAGGATATTTACCTTTAATTATTATTACAGCCGTGTATTGGAGAGTTAAATTAGTTGACTCAAAAGCAAAAAATGCATGGAGATTATGGAAACCTAGACGAATTGTTGGGGCAACGACATTTTTATCTATCGTATTAGCAATAGCTTATTGGTTAATTAACTTTAGCCCGCTGAATGTAGGTAAAACAAACTTAGAAGATCCTAAGAATTTTGGAGAATACGATTTCACGCAAGACATGTACGGATGGCGTCAAATTAATAAGAAATTAAAACCATTATTAGCCAAAGACCTTGAAGAAGGTAAGATGAAACCTAATGCCAAATTTGTAGCTTATGAATGGTTTCCTGGTACACATGTAGACTTTTATATTGCTTACCCAAATAAGCATCCTCTGATATTAATGGGATCTTGGGATGAAATACATAAGTATGCATGGATAAATAAAGAGCGTGGTGGATTAGAAAAAGGTGAAGATGTTTATTTCTTGAATGTAAGTAATTGGGGGCGCGATGTTGATAGACAATTCGGTAAATATTTTGATGCTATTGAAGAAGTCGGTCGAGTAGAAGTAGATAGAGCTGGCAAACTGATGCGTTATGCGTATTTGTATAGATTAAGAGGTTACAAAGATAATTTTAACTTCCCTGATCCAAACGAGAAACACCATAAATTAAATTAA